CCCCATGTAAAAACTGTGTATTAATCACATCGAGATTTCTCGTTTCGTTATTTATAGTAAAGCTAGCGATTCCACCTAATGTATTATCCTTCGCAACAGAATAAAGGTACTGGTTGTTATGACTCATTGTTAAATACGTGGGACTGCCTACATGAGCTGCTAATTCTATACCTTTAATTTCTCCAACTGTTGTATCAAGTGTAAATTTATAAATGCCCTTACTATCCGCTTTCGTGTATGTGCCTATATACCCATGAAATTGATCTCCACTCATAACATTACCCCTTTCTAAAAATAGAAAATCTAATATATTTTCTACTATAGAATCGGAACTGTTCTATTGCATATAGTATATCATTTCAATAGAAAATTTTTACAACAAAAAAATCCAAGTAGCATTTCATACTACTTGGATTTCATTTTACGCTTGTTCTTCAAATAGTCTTACGATTTCTACAATAACTTGAACAGCTTTTTCCATATTATCTACAGAAACATACTCGAATTTACCGTGGTAGTTTTCTCCACCAGTGAAAATATTTGGTGTCGGTAATCCCATATATGATAATTGTGATCCATCTGTTCCCCCACGAATTGGGTGAATATTTGGCTCGATATCTAATTTTTTCATCGCTTCATAAGCAATATCAACAATTTCTCGAACTGGTTCGATTTTTTCAAGCATATTATAATACTGATCATTCATCTCTAATACAATAGCGTCTTCTCCATACTTCTCTTGCATACACTTCACAATGTTTTTGATGTTATCTTTACGCGCCTCAAAATTATTACGATCGAAATCTCGAATAATATAATATGCTTTATTTTGCTCAACATCACCATTTAAAGAAATTAAATGATAAAACCCTTCGTATCCCTCTGTATATTCCGGCGCCTCTTCTACTGGTAGTTGCCCATGAAACTCCATCGCAAGTTTACTTGCATTACGCATTTTATTTTTCGCTGTTCCAGGGTGTGTATTTGTTCCTTTAAAGGTTAATTTTGCGCTTGCAGCGTTAAAACTTTCATATTCTAATCCGCCTAAAGGACCTCCATCCATCGTATAAGCAAATGATGCTCCAAAAGCGTCTACATCAAAATGAGATGGACCGCGGCCAATCTCTTCATCCGGTGTGAACGCTACTCTAATCTTACCGTGCTTAATTTGCGGATTATGTAATAAATAGTTCATCGCAGTCATGATTTCTGTAAGACCTGCTTTATCATCAGCCCCAAGAAGTGTTGTCCCATCTGTTGTTATAAGCGTATGTCCTTTATAAGATGGTAATTCAGGGAACTGTTCAGGTGTTAACACAACATTTAACTCTTCATTTAACGTAATAGCATTACCATCAAAGTTTTCATGAATTTGTGGTTTCACATTTTCCCCAGTAAAATCTGTTGCTGTATCTAAGTGTGCTAAAAAACCGATAACAGGAACATCCTTATCCGTATTAGCAGGAAGTGTTGCCATTACATAGCCATTATCATCCATCGTGACTTCTGATAAACCAATCTCTTCTAACTCTTCCACTAACAACTTACCAAACTCAATTTGTCCAAGTGTTGATGGTACTGTATGACTTTCTTCGTTTGATTGTGTATCAACCTTTACATATCTCGTAAATCTTTCAATAAGTTCTTGTTTCAAATTCGTTCACTCCCTTTTTATCATTCTTTCTCTATTATAATCCGTATAATGAAATATTTTAACTTTTTTGACTGTAAAGATATATATTCCATTTACATCGTTAACGACTTAGAACACATCGCAAAAAGACATAATATTTGTACATTTAAATCCCAACATGTAATATACATAATTATATAATATGGGAGGATCAAAAGATGAGGCTAACTCTCTTTCGTTATTTTCTTTTTTTCTTAGGATTAATTTTCTTTGGGCTCGGAAATGCTCTTGCAGTCAAGGTTAAATTTCTCGGTTTACATCCTTGGGAAGTTTTAAATATGGCTCTCTATCAACAGTTTGGATGGACAATTGGTACTTGGAGTGTTATATGC
The DNA window shown above is from Bacillus clarus and carries:
- the pepT gene encoding peptidase T, with the protein product MKQELIERFTRYVKVDTQSNEESHTVPSTLGQIEFGKLLVEELEEIGLSEVTMDDNGYVMATLPANTDKDVPVIGFLAHLDTATDFTGENVKPQIHENFDGNAITLNEELNVVLTPEQFPELPSYKGHTLITTDGTTLLGADDKAGLTEIMTAMNYLLHNPQIKHGKIRVAFTPDEEIGRGPSHFDVDAFGASFAYTMDGGPLGGLEYESFNAASAKLTFKGTNTHPGTAKNKMRNASKLAMEFHGQLPVEEAPEYTEGYEGFYHLISLNGDVEQNKAYYIIRDFDRNNFEARKDNIKNIVKCMQEKYGEDAIVLEMNDQYYNMLEKIEPVREIVDIAYEAMKKLDIEPNIHPIRGGTDGSQLSYMGLPTPNIFTGGENYHGKFEYVSVDNMEKAVQVIVEIVRLFEEQA